Proteins encoded by one window of Culicoides brevitarsis isolate CSIRO-B50_1 chromosome 2, AGI_CSIRO_Cbre_v1, whole genome shotgun sequence:
- the LOC134832131 gene encoding uncharacterized protein LOC134832131 translates to MSSEVEIGRNGTMPSSTLPDVVLAASDEEFDFGMNLITTMAASRRENIVEMGSVAATTTIASKVMDVNSSRNSSVANSPRSVAEDVATGRVNDSEGVSLIVDDNSRSANNNISSNLRSSSNDDVPTISVDVSESFALEDTDTDDDVILVVQPIETIELLGDDDDGDVQIVNSDEPIPKPKRLPQKLHKSVIQPTSSTSSSSTNTSSTSDFPGPPRLSEPSVSAMMPDDEHLTPILDLLDDHFGCQFDLPPPMHLPTDPHHHSDFATIQNRSMLATGTTQDFSKPTSGLFVSHLTNSMGTQTGCDLKPEKKDMETQTDGVSFCAKRKISYLENDLDGDECPICYEPWEESGKHSLVSLKCGHLFGDSCLKKWLNDQHAQQKLRLCPVCRTKVEVKHIRTLYARRVIQVKADPELKRLRAELEVARERAKKYETQCRSLDSKLQACYSHMNNAGATSDHGRGPSTSQNPPRLIHATPLLRQQPPVPLQQQQQQHALRAVTAIPSALQLSVPTTSRAALTSILPSSFLTQEFHQIGRYEFPRDFFDQRTINQM, encoded by the exons ATGAGTAGTGAGGTAGAAATCGGCAGAAATGGCACGATGCCCTCGTCGACGTTGCCCGATGTGGTTTTGGCTGCATCCGATGAGGAATTCGATTTTGGCATGAATTTAATCACCACAATGGCTGCTAGTAGGAGAGAAAATATCGTGGAAATGGGCAGTGTTgcagcaacgacgacgatcgCCAGCAAGGTAATGGATGTGAATAGCAGTAGAAATAGCTCAGTGGCAAACAGTCCGCGGAGCGTAGCGGAAGACGTAGCCACAGGTCGTGTCAATGACTCGGAGGGGGTCTCGCTAATCGTCGACGACAACAGTAGAAGTGCAAACAACAATATCAGTAGTAATCTTAGGAGTAGCAGTAACGACGATGTGCCAACAATCAGTGTCGACGTGTCGGAATCTTTCGCCCTCGAAGACACCGATACCGATGATGATGTCATTCTCGTAGTGCAGCCAATAGAAACAATTGAATTACtcggcgacgacgacgacggcgacGTACAAATAGTAAATTCCGACGAACCGATACCAAAGCCCAAGCGGTTACCTCAAAAGCTCCACAAATCCGTGATTCAGCCAACGAGTAGCacgagcagcagcagcacaaaCACCTCATCCACGAGTGACTTTCCGGGACCGCCACGTTTGTCCGAACCTTCTGTTAGTGCGATGATGCCCGACGACGAACATCTCACACCAATTTTGGATTTGCTCGACGATCATTTCGGATGTCAATTCGATCTGCCGCCTCCGATGCATCTGCCCACCGATCCGCATCATCATTCGGACTTTGCAACGATACAAAATCGCTCGATGCTGGCAACAGGGACGACGCAGGACTTTTCCAAACCCACAAGCGGACTCTTTGTTTCGCACTTGACCAATAGCATGGGTACCCAAACAGGCTGCGATTTGAAACCCGAAAAGAAAGATATGGAGACACAGACTGATGGCGTGTCGTTTTGTGCAAAACGGAAGAT atCTTACCTCGAAAACGACCTCGACGGCGACGAATGCCCCATTTGCTACGAGCCGTGGGAGGAATCCGGCAAACATTCCCTCGTTTCGCTCAAGTGCGGTCACTTGTTCGGCGATTCGTGCCTGAAAAAGTGGCTAAATGACCAACATGCGCAACAAAAACTTCGTCTATGTCCCGTTTGTCGTACCAAAGTGGAAGTGAAGCACATTCGAACGCTGTATGCACGTCGTGTGAtacaagtcaaagcggatccCGAGCTGAAGCGACTCCGTGCGGAGCTAGAAGTGGCACGGGAACGTGCAAAAAAGTACGAAACGCAATGTCGGAGCTTGGATTCGAAGCTACAAGCATGCTACAGTCACATGAATAATGCAGGAGCGACGTCAGATCACGGACGAGGTCCTTCGACGAGTCAAAATCCGCCGCGACTCATTCATGCAACGCCGTTATTGCGACAACAACCACCGGTGCCgttacagcagcagcagcaacaacacgCCCTGAGAGCTGTGACGGCAATTCCGTCGGCATTGCAACTGAGTGTACCGACGACGTCACGCGCTGCCCTTACGAGCATCCTCCCATCGTCATTCCTGACCCaggaatttcatcaaattgggCGATACGAGTTTCCACGCGACTTCTTCGACCAGCGAACAATTAACCAGATGTAA